CCACACAGTGCGCGAGGTGTTCCTCGAGCAGCCCCAGGGCCACCGACTGCAGCGCTTTCGTGACCGCCGCGACCTGGGTCAGCACGTCGATGCAATACGCGTCCTCACTGACCATCCGCTGCAGCCCGCGCACCTGCCCCTCGATGCGGCGCAGCCGTTTGAGATAGCTGTCCTTGTCGGAGGTGTAGCCGCGCACCTCGGCAGGCGGCGCAGCCGCCGGACCCACGGTGGTCGTCATGCCCTCCACGATACCCCCAGGTGGTATACCCACTGGTCCCAACGAACGTGGCGCCGGGGGTATTCCCCTCCCTCCCACTAGTCGTCCGGAGCACCGGGGGAGTTCCGGGTAAAACGACGAAGGCGCGGTCCCCGAGGGGACCGCGCCTTCGCGCGTACTTA
This genomic interval from Sporichthyaceae bacterium contains the following:
- a CDS encoding metal-sensitive transcriptional regulator — its product is MRGYTSDKDSYLKRLRRIEGQVRGLQRMVSEDAYCIDVLTQVAAVTKALQSVALGLLEEHLAHCVGHALDHGQEAMDAKVKEAAEAITRLVRS